Sequence from the Primulina huaijiensis isolate GDHJ02 unplaced genomic scaffold, ASM1229523v2 scaffold43369, whole genome shotgun sequence genome:
TGAAATTCTGTAGATAATAAATCTGAATTTATCTCTGTCTAAAACAAATTCATGTCAGTTCAAGAAAAGTTGACATCACAAAATGAGAAGATCTCATCGAAGGAAATTAGGAGTACGATAGTGTCTTAACAATCAGAATAGAATGAAAAAATGAATTCATACTCAAGACCCTTGATAGCAACAACAAACAGCAGGAAGATACAAAACCAAATGCGAGCTTCCCAACTGAAACAGTCACAACATCAATTTCGCGAAATACTGTCATGTGGCGTCATCATAGAATGTAGCAGATACATTAAAACATGGAAGTACAAGGAAGTTAATTAATAACGGTCAGGAACATTTTCTGCACTTGAAAATTGCCTGTTAGCAATTGAAAAGTTTGAAGTATCACATACCTCGGTATCCATTGAGGCTACCTTGACCAGAGCCAACTCCCGCTGCAACTCGGTTATCTTTTGTTTCTCTTCTGTGATATCCTCCTGCATTTTGGTCTGCTGTTTCTCCCAGGCCAAAAGCTTCTTCAGaaactttttctctcttttcgCAATTTCCAAACAGGTGGCAACTGATTCAGATGCACTTAGTTTAGCCGCCTGCATTTCTGCTCTGATTTCAGCATTCTCGGTCTCGAGCTTTCTAACAGCAGCATTTGCGCGGTCCACTTGACCACTTGCCTTTCTTAAAGCATTCTCTGTCTCAGACACCCTCTTCATGGTGGAATCTTCAGGGGTTTGTTTCCCCTTTTTCAGCAGCTGGACCACCTCTTTCTCCATTCTTAATGTCTTAAGTTCGGTTAAATCACGACTGAGCTTTCTTGCAGCTTGCACTGCCTTCTGCTGAGCCCATTCTTTCCGTTCCTGCACTTGTTTCTCCAAGTCCTTTATCTGATTAATTAAACTCAGGATCGTTTCATCTTTCTTATCCAATGGCAGTTGTTCTATATTCTCATCAAGATTTAAGTCCCGAAACTTATTCATCACGGAGTTTATCACATCCTGATTCTTTTCATTTTGGGATTCCTCACTGTGCCCAGCAAGAACCTCAAGTTTTCCAGGTTCATTTGACAAATCCCCAGAAGACAACGAGCTAGGACAAGCCTGTGATTGACTTTGAAAATGCTTCGAGTTTGCTCTAAATCCTGCAGCAAACATCGCAACGTTTCTCTTTAACAGATTCTTCATTGAAGGGGTGAAATTAAACCTCTTAGGGCACTCGATCTCCCTCTGTAAAATCATGTCTGATGCATGTGGAAGAAATCCGTTTGTTGGTATTTCAGACTTACCACAATTATCAAAGCCCCAGCCGCTATGAAACTTACACATCGCTGGGGGAACCCCAACTGTTCCTACATTGCTAAAACCGCTCTCAGAATTCCCAGTACCACTAACCAATCCATTCTCGCACCCATTCCCAGCTGACAATGGGGAGGCTTCCGGAATTTCCATCATGCTGGCACGGCCAACATGTAGATCGCTCATCAACAAACACCACATAGCGTCACCTTTACTCAGATGAGGCCTAACTTGTTGCAACAAACACACCATTCCCGTAAGTGAATACTCTTCCATCTGTCTCAAGTTCAAAAAAGTCACGGCCTCGGCCTCCTCATCATTGCCCTCGTTACACCCATCATTACTCAAATAAGCCAAAGAATTAGACAAAATATTTGTCAAAACATCCATCCCACCATAAAAATGCCCATTTTTCAAAATAGCCTTTAAAGAAACTTCCTCGTCATAACCCAATCCCACGAGTTTATTAAAAGCCTCATTGTACAATACCTCCAAATTCTTGAGCAACACATCCTCTAACTGTTCCTCAGTGCAGTAACCCCACCCATGATCATCAAATCCAGAGCCCGAACTCAAATTCGAGCTCGGGCTTTGGGTCAAAACATTGATGGCAGTTTGGGAATAGCTGGGATTAGCCTCAGATGTATTTGCTGATTTCTCCACATCACCCTGTGACATGGGATTAAAATGATCGGACTCGGGCTCGACTGATCCCGCCCCCCGATTAGCCCGAACATGTTTCTCTTTCACTGCATGTGCCATTTAAGAATC
This genomic interval carries:
- the LOC140970149 gene encoding MND1-interacting protein 1-like, which produces MAHAVKEKHVRANRGAGSVEPESDHFNPMSQGDVEKSANTSEANPSYSQTAINVLTQSPSSNLSSGSGFDDHGWGYCTEEQLEDVLLKNLEVLYNEAFNKLVGLGYDEEVSLKAILKNGHFYGGMDVLTNILSNSLAYLSNDGCNEGNDEEAEAVTFLNLRQMEEYSLTGMVCLLQQVRPHLSKGDAMWCLLMSDLHVGRASMMEIPEASPLSAGNGCENGLVSGTGNSESGFSNVGTVGVPPAMCKFHSGWGFDNCGKSEIPTNGFLPHASDMILQREIECPKRFNFTPSMKNLLKRNVAMFAAGFRANSKHFQSQSQACPSSLSSGDLSNEPGKLEVLAGHSEESQNEKNQDVINSVMNKFRDLNLDENIEQLPLDKKDETILSLINQIKDLEKQVQERKEWAQQKAVQAARKLSRDLTELKTLRMEKEVVQLLKKGKQTPEDSTMKRVSETENALRKASGQVDRANAAVRKLETENAEIRAEMQAAKLSASESVATCLEIAKREKKFLKKLLAWEKQQTKMQEDITEEKQKITELQRELALVKVASMDTEAKWKQEQKEKEQVLAKLEDERCLKEASEANNKRKLESMRVKIEIDFQRHKDDLRRLEQEYARLKDSAQSKEVEDQSNNTTLKNSDDTNLQGRNITTLLRELDLLEEDSPEKEVSHDRDCMICMEEEVSVVFLPCAHQIICTNCNGTYGKKGRATCLYCRAPIEHRIRVYGASS